One part of the Planctomycetia bacterium genome encodes these proteins:
- a CDS encoding oligosaccharide flippase family protein, producing the protein MLPDSYRTTPARLAIRSFLLHGASLIAIATLLERGFLFLANVLSARIAGAENYGAYGLALQTAGFLASQASLGIGMVATRFAAEYPVGHPQNQAFVLRIIHLSVQLALIASLLMLICVWPLAHWFYNKPLFFRVLLVTVFTAPMFVMLDAARGLMLGLSYYRGLVMLSSIFGITMLLLMPWAAMEGPGWMVFAHAVSALSACTVILWLLHHHFNVNLFSRIASDVPVKPMLRFGLLQLGTSTAVNLVMIAMMALLVRYASREELMATSLLPLGFALQQGVVWMANYALSVYPFFGFREVGYYNAASSIRNITGVLPSLLNQATISLMTRLRGEPYGGVNRVVLINTWLSAIYMIPVTCVGLILLPWLLPFFFGKDFVEGVYPASYLLVVALIHMISQPAVNQLTILRPRVIMFIHMAWIVVALLSAWFLVPGQGAAGVALALILAHSVAAILVPLA; encoded by the coding sequence GTGTTGCCTGACTCTTACCGCACTACTCCCGCACGACTGGCGATTCGCTCGTTTCTGCTGCATGGCGCGAGCCTGATTGCCATTGCCACGCTGCTGGAGCGCGGATTTCTGTTTCTGGCAAATGTTCTCTCTGCACGCATTGCCGGTGCAGAGAATTATGGTGCATACGGGCTGGCCCTGCAGACTGCTGGTTTTCTTGCTAGCCAGGCCAGTCTTGGTATTGGCATGGTAGCTACCCGGTTTGCGGCAGAGTATCCCGTCGGGCATCCGCAAAATCAGGCGTTTGTCCTGCGCATTATTCATTTATCAGTGCAGTTAGCACTGATTGCCTCGTTGTTAATGCTGATCTGTGTGTGGCCGCTGGCTCACTGGTTTTACAACAAGCCTCTGTTTTTTCGTGTGCTGCTGGTAACGGTCTTCACAGCACCGATGTTTGTCATGCTTGATGCAGCACGCGGCCTGATGCTGGGGCTTTCATACTACCGCGGCCTGGTGATGCTTTCATCCATTTTCGGAATTACCATGTTGTTGCTCATGCCCTGGGCTGCCATGGAGGGGCCGGGCTGGATGGTATTCGCTCATGCTGTGTCGGCACTCAGCGCGTGTACTGTGATTCTCTGGTTGTTGCACCATCATTTTAACGTCAATCTGTTTTCCCGCATCGCCAGTGATGTGCCGGTGAAACCAATGTTACGCTTTGGCCTGTTACAACTGGGCACCAGTACCGCGGTCAACTTGGTGATGATTGCCATGATGGCACTGCTCGTTCGCTATGCCTCGCGTGAAGAGTTGATGGCAACCTCACTGCTGCCCCTGGGATTTGCACTTCAGCAGGGTGTGGTGTGGATGGCGAACTATGCACTTTCGGTTTATCCCTTTTTTGGGTTCCGTGAAGTTGGCTACTACAACGCTGCCAGTTCCATCCGAAACATCACAGGTGTTCTTCCGAGCCTCTTGAACCAGGCAACCATCAGTTTGATGACACGCTTGCGAGGCGAACCGTATGGCGGAGTTAACCGCGTTGTCCTGATCAATACCTGGCTGTCCGCGATCTACATGATTCCTGTCACCTGTGTCGGGTTGATACTGCTTCCCTGGCTGCTGCCTTTCTTCTTCGGAAAGGACTTTGTGGAAGGTGTTTATCCTGCCAGTTACCTTCTGGTGGTGGCACTGATTCACATGATTTCACAGCCCGCGGTCAATCAACTGACGATTCTCAGGCCGCGAGTCATCATGTTCATTCACATGGCATGGATTGTGGTAGCATTACTGTCTGCCTGGTTTCTGGTTCCCGGCCAGGGTGCTGCCGGCGTGGCGCTGGCACTAATCCTGGCACATTCCGTAGCAGCCATACTGGTGCCACTGGC